In the Telopea speciosissima isolate NSW1024214 ecotype Mountain lineage chromosome 2, Tspe_v1, whole genome shotgun sequence genome, one interval contains:
- the LOC122649728 gene encoding uncharacterized protein LOC122649728, translating into MASTLLTLRSCFCFGYSPNISSNYFRLYKPTLSANGSGSSQGWAFFSAKDIYHLKLKHLAKASSDGLPSEVIEDSKFAPLNADDPIYGPPALLLLGFDMKETHKIQKLLKELDGEFLKVIHCTEEMISLPLWKAMHTQQSNLEKIEIAKSLPRICILSGLSGEEMMMFIDAFPETGLEPAAFAALVPNSADKPLQEVMEEIMEDHKMLSEKQSDTA; encoded by the exons ATGGCTTCTACTCTACTCACACTGCGAAGCTGCTTCTGCTTTggctactctccaaatatttcttccaattATTTTAGGCTCTATAAACCGACGTTGTCCGCCAATGGTTCTGGCAGTTCGCAGGGTTGGGCATTTTTTTCAGCAAAGGACATATATCACCTAAAACTTAAGCACCTCGCTAAAGCGTCTTCTGATG GACTTCCGAGTGAGGTAATTGAAGACTCGAAATTCGCTCCTTTAAATGCTGATGATCCTATATATGGTCCACCT GCTTTATTGCTGTTGGGTTTTGACATGAAAGAGACTCACAAG ATACAGAAACTTCTAAAAGAGTTGGATGGTGAGTTTCTTAAG GTTATTCATTGTACTGAGGAAATGATTTCCCTCCCACTGTGGAAAGCAATGCATACTCAGCAATCTAATTTGGAAAAAATTGAG ATTGCAAAGTCTTTGCCACGGATTTGCATCTTATCTGGTCTTAGTGGGGAGGAGATGATGATGTTCATTGATGCATTTCCAGAGACAG GACTAGAACCAGCTGCATTTGCTGCTCTTGTTCCTAACAGTGCAGATAAACCGCTGCAAGAGGTGATGGAAGAGATTATGGAGGACCACAAAATGCTG TCAGAAAAACAATCAGACACAGCATGA